GTGGCGGGGGCGGTGACGTGCGCGGTCATGGCTGCGATCGTACGACCGCGCGATGACATCGCCGAGACATCTTCGCCTCGGCTTCGGCCCGGCCGGGCCCGACCCACCCCGACTTCGGCCCGGCAGCGGCTGGTCAGGCGACCTCGACGACGACCTCCACCTCGACGGGGGCGCCGAGCGGCAGTTCGGCGACGCCGACGGCGCTGCGTGCGTGCCGGCCGGCTTCACCGAAGACCGCACCGAACAGCTCGGACGCCCCGTTGATCACCGCGGGCTGGCCGGTGAACCCGGCCGCCGACGCGACGAACCCGGTCACCTTCACCACCTGGGTCACCTGGGCGAGCCCGACGAGGGCGTCGATGGCGGCCAAGGCGTTGAGCGCGCACCGCTGCGCCAGCGCCCGGCCCTCGTCGGCGGTCACCTCCGCACCGACCTTGCCGACGGCGAGCAACGCACCGTCGGCCATCGGCAGCTGCCCGGAGACGTAGACGTGCCGGCCGGACCGGACGGCCGGCACGTAGGCCGCCACCGGCGGCACCACGGTCGGCAGGCTCAGCCCGAGATCGGCGAGCCGGGCGTACGGGTCGCCGCTCACGACTTCGGCCGCTTGAGGTACGCCACCAGTTGGTCCGGATTGGGGCCGGGTACCACGGCGACGAGTTCCCAGCCGTCCTCGCCCCAGTTGTCAAGAATCTGCTTGGTGGCGTGCACCAGCAGGGGCACGGTGACGTACTCCCATTTCTGCATCGCGATACGGCTCCTAGCTCAGATGGGTTACCGCGACAGCCTACGACCCGGGCCGGTGCCGTGCGGCGGGTGCGCCACGCCGACCCGCTCGGGTACGCCGGCCAGGTGGTGAATCCGGGTGCGTCGGCCCGCTACCCTGACCGTCGGGTGGCGGCTACCCTCCGCCTTCGACCAACCTGGGGATGACGATGACGCAACCGCCCAGCGGCAGCGCTCAACCGCCCAGCGGCAGCGCTCAACCGCCGGAGGATCAGCCGACGGCGGCCGAGCCGACACCCGCGCGACCACCGGCCGAGCCACCGGTGGGCCGCTGGTCGACGCCTCCCGGCGGTCCGCCGGCGTCCCCGCCGACCAGCGGCCCACCGGTGTCCCCGCCGGCCAGCGGCCCACCGGGATTCCCGTCGCCCGGCCAGCCGTCGTCGCCCCCGCCGGGCTCGCCTCCGCCCGGGTTGGGCTACCCACCACCGGGTCAGGCGTTCCCGCCACCCGGGCCCGGACAGCCGTCCTCGGGGCAACCGTTCCCCCCACCGCCCGGACAGCCGTTCGCACCACCACCCGGGCAGGGCTACCCACCACCGTCAGGTCAGGGCTACCCGCCGCCACCTGGTCAGGGCTACCCGCCGCCACCTGGTCAGGGCTACCCGCCGCCACCTGGTCAGGGCTACCCGCCGCCACCCGGTCAGCCGTTTCCGCCGCCTGGAGCACCGGGCGCGGGCACCCCGCCGGCACCCGGCGACAAGAAGCGCCGTGGGCTGCTGATCACCTCGACGGTCCTCGCGGTGGTGCTGTTGCTCTGCGGTGGCGGTGGGATCGCCGCCTTCCTGGTGATCAACAACCTGGAGACCGGTAACGGTGCGGCCGAACCGGGCACCGCCGTGGACGAGTTCCTGCAGGCGGTCTACACCGACC
The sequence above is a segment of the Solwaraspora sp. WMMD406 genome. Coding sequences within it:
- a CDS encoding RidA family protein, coding for MSGDPYARLADLGLSLPTVVPPVAAYVPAVRSGRHVYVSGQLPMADGALLAVGKVGAEVTADEGRALAQRCALNALAAIDALVGLAQVTQVVKVTGFVASAAGFTGQPAVINGASELFGAVFGEAGRHARSAVGVAELPLGAPVEVEVVVEVA